In Halosegnis marinus, one genomic interval encodes:
- a CDS encoding tRNA (cytidine(56)-2'-O)-methyltransferase, protein MDDHEVAVCRLSHRPGRDDRMTTHVGLTARALGADRVVFPDNATGPAETVEDITGRFGGPFDVELNASPKRLVREWPGTVAHLTMYGLPVQDVEADLRAAHAEEPLLVVVGGEKVPFEVYEHADHNVAVTNQPHSEIAGLAVVLDRLFEGRELDREWTDADRVVVPKATGKEVVEPDDGE, encoded by the coding sequence ATGGACGACCACGAGGTCGCGGTGTGTCGGCTCTCCCACCGACCCGGCCGCGACGACCGGATGACGACCCACGTCGGCCTCACGGCGCGCGCGCTCGGTGCGGACCGCGTCGTGTTCCCCGACAACGCCACGGGCCCCGCGGAGACGGTCGAGGACATCACGGGCCGGTTCGGCGGCCCCTTCGACGTGGAGCTCAACGCCTCGCCGAAGCGGCTGGTGCGCGAGTGGCCCGGCACCGTCGCCCACCTGACGATGTACGGCCTCCCCGTACAGGACGTGGAGGCGGACCTGCGCGCGGCCCACGCCGAGGAGCCGCTGCTCGTCGTCGTCGGGGGCGAGAAGGTCCCGTTCGAGGTGTACGAACACGCCGACCACAACGTCGCCGTGACGAACCAGCCCCACTCCGAGATCGCGGGGCTGGCGGTCGTGCTGGACCGGCTGTTCGAGGGCCGCGAACTCGACCGCGAGTGGACGGACGCCGACCGGGTCGTCGTGCCGAAGGCGACGGGCAAGGAGGTCGTCGAGCCGGAC